One window of Balearica regulorum gibbericeps isolate bBalReg1 chromosome 10, bBalReg1.pri, whole genome shotgun sequence genomic DNA carries:
- the LOC104635093 gene encoding histone-lysine N-methyltransferase SETMAR, with protein sequence MAAGADLSGGLEPVAVGLWPPGEAPPAFQYSPDNVAGADGDVDPTEITFPGCSCLTSSCVVHVCSCLCHGENYNSLCLKPTDKEEEYARPVFECNAMCQCGESCQNRVVQRGLQFRLEVFKTEKKGWGLRTLEFIAKGRFVCEYAGEVLGFNEARRRIQAQTSKDSNYIIAVREHLHNGQIMETFVDPTYIGNVGRFLNHSCEPNLFMVPVRVDSMVPKLALFAATDISAGEELSYDYSGRFHNSPITNREQNPLEEDNRLRKPCYCGSRTCASFLPWDSSLFSTPDTCSGSSP encoded by the exons ATGGCGGCCGGGGCGGACCTGAGCGGCGGGCTGGAGCCGGTGGCGGTGGGGCTGTGGCCGCCCGGGGAGGCCCCGCCGGCCTTTCAG TATAGCCCAGACAACGTGGCTGGAGCAGACGGAGACGTTGACCCCACTGAAATCACCTTTCCTGGATGTTCTTGTCTCACCAGCTCCTGCGTGGTTCATGTGTGCTCATGTCTTTGCCATGGTGAAAATTACAACAGCTTGTGTCTCAAGCCTACCGACAAAGAGGAGGAGTATGCCAGGCCTGTTTTTGAATGCAATGCCATGTGCCAGTGCGGTGAATCCTGTCAAAACAGGGTTGTTCAGAGGGGTTTGCAATTCAGACTTGAAGTATTCAAGACTGAGAAGAAAGGGTGGGGTCTTCGCACTCTGGAATTCATAGCTAAAGGAAGATTTGTTTGTGAATATGCTGGTGAAGTTTTAGGCTTTAATGAGGCACGTAGAAGAATTCAGGCCCAGACGTCAAAGGATTCGAACTATATTATAGCTGTGAGGGAGCACCTCCATAACGGCCAGATAATGGAGACGTTTGTTGACCCTACGTACATTGGTAACGTAGGCAGATTCCTGAATCATTCTTGTGAACCAAATTTATTTATGGTGCCTGTTCGGGTTGACTCAATGGTGCCTAAACTGGCACTTTTTGCAGCTACTGATATTTCTGCTGGAGAGGAACTTTCGTACGATTATTCTGGAAGATTCCATAATTCACCAATAACTAACAGAGAACAAAATCCCTTAGAGGAAGATAACAGATTGAGGAAACCTTGCTACTGTGGTTCCCGCACATGTGCTTCCTTCTTACCTTGGGACAGCTCCCTCTTTTCCACACCAGACACTTGTTCAGGGAGCTCTCCATAG